The genomic region TGTAATTACAACCGTCGTTTTCCAATCACGTGAAGATTAgagtaagttgcatttattttctcattcaTAATCTGAAGACAGTTGATTTCCTTTTCAGTGCAAGTGGAAGTTGGTTCAACGCAAAAATGGCCTTGGTCAAAATGCCAGCATAACGAGACAGTTTGGAGACGAATGTACAGAAATCACAATGCGTACGTTTTGCAGGTACCACCTATACTTGTCAGAGaggatatttttattcttacaCAATTTTGTCCTTTTTTTCTATGACATTAAAAAGTCCCGAAAGATAAGTTGTTGTTATACAATTTCAAAGACGGTTGGGAACcaatttgtaaatttcttGGAGAGAAAATCCCGGAAAAAGCCTTTCCACATGCAAATGCTAGGGCTTCTATTCTTAAAGAATACATGGAAAGTCATCCTATTATGAAAAGAATGAAGCAAGAAGCGATGATTACGATCGGGGTTCTTACTCTTATTGGGGCGTATGGTGGATACAAAGTTTACCAAAACCCAACAAGTATAAGAGGTTGGATAAACGCAGCGATGTCAAGGTTCACATTTTGGGgacagttttagttttacaagactaaaatacatttgaaagttttttcaTAAACCTTCGTTTTAGTATTAGAATCGGTAGTAAatactatataaacatgttcACGTTCCCACGGCCTACGCTCTATATTTCGCACAAGCCATTTCTCATAAACTATCCCCAAGTAACTGTGactgaattaattttattatctgTGCTAATGTCATCTAAAATTGAACCATGCCTATTTTCTTAGGTACATAATTTTCGTTTATctctaaaactagttttatgagtgTTAACTCCAACTATTATCATTTTACTGACTGTCTAGCGCCACCGTCTGACTGGCTTATATTGCCTTTCTCCTGTCTGGTGCGGCAAACTGGCTGACTTGGGTCTATTTTGGCTATTGTTGGAATCTGGCTATTGTTTATGATTCGTGTTATCGTCAATACATCTGTATATATTCATCTAGTGGAGAGCattaattaagttataaaCAACAGTTGCTTATTCCTTATGGCTAAAACTGCAGCCGCGTTTGAGTTAAAAgcacagaaatataaaaaagaatagaacgcgcccACCACTGCCGACAAAagagagagcatgatacacttTCTCTCTTTCGCGAGttgttcccgtttactattgtagtcaatgaaatcgagggcgttttatgtagtttttcttcgtttttttttacttaatttaaagttatagggtaaaacaactgttttctAATATGAGTATacttctaacaaaccgtttgtttaaaggtttttaattaaatttattaaacatttaaattccctaaacaagtggtaaactataaccgttaacctaccaaataaccaaactggcctaataaacttgagtagttggtgtagttttttaaataaacagctaaaactactacgcgcctatcttttacaatggagaccaagcgaaatgggacggagttggcggtcacgtgaatagaaaaaagaacgTATCGCGGTTTCGGgcatattaaaaactatagcagggGGGCAAGGAAaggaatttttaaacttaattttcacagtttttttttcaagcataaaattattgtttcgtgtaaattataagtatattgctaataaagttttattattcaaactaaccattttttttcttttaattccCTGCCTCTTTGCGACACGCAATCATAGCATATGGTGTGTGAATCTATAAATAACTCTACGTGTTAATAAAAGCACAATAGTATAGTAGTTTTGGTGATATACCCAAAAACAGAcatatgatttgatttttaaatattggacAATACATCTTGAAGTATTAACCCCATCCTGTTATACATATTCCGATTCACCAAAGGTGTGTTATGGTTATTAATccagtaaaaataaaattagtaaTAAGTTCAAGATATccctttaacacaaaatactTTTCCCAGCAGATTTGTTGTAATAAGTGTTTTAGATGGTCACCAGGCATGCATATAAcgaaagaaacaaaaattaaaatttctggTAATAGAGTCTTGGTTGTATAATAtttgcaaataaataaaaacaattcttaTACACGTTTCTTATGTAAGATAATAGTAGAACTTATAAGTCCACAAAGGGTAAGAGTGCACCGCATGGCTGAAAAGTGTTGTATGACTGGAAAAAGTGATATAATATGAtcgaaaaacaaaagttacatgACATCTCCGTCCAGCTTTTATCACTATCCTACCTCAACATTTCGTATTCTATTGCAACACAGACGGTTTCTTTGATGTTTAATGTGTATTTacgttcatttttttaactcacGTCGTATAGCTTTCGTGGCCCTGTATAAGAGCTAGACTCTCTTGTTTGTTTGCCTTTTTACGTAGTGTACTTTTCACACGATTCTTGTAATTTCCTCTTAAAACATACACATAAACACGATGTATAAATAttagttaaacaaaatatgtccAGTCTTATGATAGTTCTTTTATTCACTATTCAGTATCTACCAAACATTAGTCAATCACTGCCATTTTTGCATAATACGGTGTTGACCGAGTATTTTTGTCAGCATTGAGGTACATATTGATTATAACCGTGTTTTGACTTTAGTAACAAAGtttaacctttaaaataaacaaaaatttaaaacattacataatGTTAGTTTGCTTAAACCTTCTTGTCATTTGTTAACGTAACCTTGCTCtaagttatatatagaatCATTTACCTtactttgtaaataaacatattgctATAAACTAGGCAACACTGTCTTTTGATGTCGGCCACCAGGTTTTTGCCAAAATGTCTGTGTTAACATTTGGTGACTGACACTCCTGTTATTgaagttagtttaaaaattgccGTATTTTCGTATTTCGAAAGTGTTATGTATGCATTTTACCGGTTTGATGCAAACAGTTTTGAAGCCTTCATGTAATCAGTGTTCtcctaatttatttaaaataaccaaaaaacgCCATCGTGTGTTGTTAGGATCAGAATGCGGTGTACTCATGTTTAGATGTGCGTCGTCCGTTTGTGTGTAAAAGTAGTTTGACTTTGcaatttaatagtttattggtatatatatggtttAGTTAAAAAGTACTTGTAGTAATT from Ciona intestinalis unplaced genomic scaffold, KH HT000116.2, whole genome shotgun sequence harbors:
- the LOC101242321 gene encoding uncharacterized protein LOC101242321 isoform X1, which translates into the protein MKVIYAGYAKTGTKTMAAVFNEFGYKTYDWLENSWYLGKDWRKILKEGGTVADFRRMYEGMDAVVDAPCYTFWEEILEAYPESKIIFSIRDEDDWVRSLKQTLDSLLDQTMYVLLQVLSYSAWQHFQFTSACLQVEVGSTQKWPWSKCQHNETVWRRMYRNHNAYVLQKVPKDKLLLYNFKDGWEPICKFLGEKIPEKAFPHANARASILKEYMESHPIMKRMKQEAMITIGVLTLIGAYGGYKVYQNPTSIRGWINAAMSRFTFWGQF